The sequence CTGTATGAATGATTGgtaatgccttttggattgactaatgcaCCTAGTACATTCATGAGATTGATGAATCATGTTCTTAGGCCTTTTACTGGCAAATTTGTTGTTGTTTACTTTGATGATATCTTAATTTACAGCAAGTcacttgatgaacatgttgAACATATACAATGTGTGCTTGCTGTTTTGCGGAAGGAATGCTTGTATGGTAACCTTGAAAAGTCCACCTTTTGCACCAAAAAGGTAGTCTTTCTTGGCTTTGTTGTTTCAGCTCAGGGCATGGAGGTGGATGAGGAAAAGATCACGGCTGTTCGTGAGTGGAAGTCTCCACAAAATGTGAGCCAAGTGCGAAGCTTCCTTGGACTTGTCGGCTTCTACCGTCGGTTTGTGAAAGATTTCAATTTCATTGCTGCCCCAATTAATCAGTTGACAAAGAAAGATACACCATTCAAGTGGGGTGAAGCACAAGAGAACGCATTTGAAgagttgaagaaaaggttgacatCAGCTCCACTCCTTGCACTTCCAGATTTCGGTAAGACCTTTGAAATTGAATGTGATGCAAGTGGTGTAGGGATAGGaggtgtgctcatgcaagaaaGAAGACATGTTGCATACTTTAGTGAAAAGCTAAGTGGTCCAACTCTGAATTATTCAGTTTATGACAAAGAACTTTATGCTCTTGTGAGGAGTTTggaaacttggcaacactaccTTTTACCTAAAGAATTTGTGGTACATTCAGGTCATGAATCTTTGAAACATTTAAAGGGTTAATTAAAACTAAACAAAAGGCATGCTAAATGGAGTAAATTCATTGACTCTTTTTCTCATATTGTCAAGTACAAAAAAGggaagaaaaatattgttgcggATGCTTTATCGAGACGTCATACTTTGCTGTCCCAACTTAATGCTAAATTTTTTGGTTTGGAGAACATCAAAGATTTGTATGCTACTGATTCATTCTTTGCTGAACCATTTGCTAAATGTTGTGATGGCAAGGGTTTGGAAAAGTTCTATTTGTATGATGGATTTTTGTTTAGAGCTAACAAACTCTGCATTCCAGATTGCTTTGTTCGCCTAATGCTTTTTCAGGAAGCACATGCCGGAGGACTTACGGGTCACTTTGGTGCCAAGAAAACAGAGCAAGTGTTGGCTGATCATTTCTTTTGGCCAAAGATGCGGCGAGATGTGGAGAGATATGTTCTTCGCTACGTAACATGCCACAAAGCTAAGTCACGTTTGAACCCTCATGGTTTATACACCCCTTTACCCATCCCTAGTGTCCCTTCGGAagatatttctatggactttgttctTGGATTACCTCGAACCAAGAGGGGGAGGGATTCAATCTTTGTTGTGGTTGATCGTTTCAACAAAATGGCACACTTTATTCCTTATCATAAGAGCGACGATGCTTCACACATTGCTGAATTATTTTTCAGGAAAATTGTGCGTCTACATAGAGTGGCACGTATTattgtgtcggatcgtgacacCATTTTCTTGAGTTACTTTTGGAAGACCTTGTGGGGTAAACTTGGGATGAAGCTGCTATTCTCAACAATGTGTCATCCTCAAactgatgggcaaactgaagTTCTGAACCGCACACTGTCAACATTGTTGCGAGCTATCCTAAAGAAAAATCTAAAATTGTGGGAAGAAAGCTTGCCTCATGTGGAATTTGTATACAATAGGGCTGTACACTCAACCACTAAATTTTGTCCATTTAAGATTGTATATGGTTTCAAACCTACTGCTCCTATCGATCTTTTGCCTTTGCCTATGCAGGAACGTGTGAATTTTGATGCAAGCAAGAGGGCTGAATTTGTCAAGAACATTCATGACCAAGCTAGAGCAAATATTGAAAAGATGACCAAGATGTATGAGAAGCGCGCCAATAAGGGTCGCAAAGAGATGCTATTTGAACCAGGTGACTTGGTTTGGGTGCACTTACGAAAGGATCGCTTTCCTGAACAACGCAAGAGCAAGTTGCAACCCAGAGCTGATGATCCATTCAAAGTGCTTCGCAAAATTAATGacaatgcatatgaaattgatcTTCCAAATACTTATGGTGTGAGCCCAAGTTTCAATGTCGCCGATCTTTCTCCATTCTATGGATTGgatgagtcgaggacgactcttTTTCAAGAGggagaggatgatgaggacatcccaaCCGAGCATGATACTTCAAATGTCAAGAATTCACCATCCAACATCAAAGATGCAAATCAAGGGCCACTTACAAGACGTCGTGCCAAGAAACTACAAGAGCAGGTGAATTCATTCCTAACCGATTGTGCTTTTATGACTTCTAAGCATGTTATACTACCTAAATGTTCTACATTGGTTGTGCTTAGGTGTACACATGAAGAAAAGAGCACCAGATCAGACCCAAAAGAGCACCAGATCAGATCGGACCACCAGTTCGGACCACCAAAATAAACAGCTATAACTTTTGATTCCCAGAAGATATGAGGGCCCATGAGTATTTGTTGGAAATCTTATTAAGTCTAATTTCTAACCCAGGAAACCTCACATCGTTTAGGCTCTCCAATAAAAACTTATAGTCAAAAGACTCAAGACTGGTCAGAAGGTCAACAGTCTGCTAGACCTTCAATTTCTCATGCAAAACTGTACCAATCTACAGCATTTCGTGGTGCAAGATATACatggttggaaagataaataAGTCAACATTCCAACGCAACAAACCTCAGGTCATTTGGACTTCCCAATAAAGAGTTATGACTGATTGAGTGGAGACTGCATAGAAGACCAACAGCCATGCGAGACTCCTCGGGATTTCAGTTCGTGGTGACTTTTCATTTACCATAACTCCAGAAACTCTAAGGTCCATTCACACCCAGGAAGGAGGGTTATTCCTTGTATAAATATCCTATGTATCTCAGAGATTAGAAGATTTTTGATCATTTGATAAACTGAAATTGTTTTGCAGCCGAGCTGCTGAGTGCCTTGCACACTCTTATTCTTCCTTATTCTTCTTGGACTTGTGAAGAGATCCCTTTGGGTTCCGCTATTTCGTGCTCTACGGTTTCCAGTACGGCTGTACCGTTTTGTGTGGATTAGTCCCGATTTGTGGTTCTACGATCGTTTGGAGATCGAGTCGAAGTCCTCAAGGTTTCGGTGCCTCTCTCCCCGTTGCTTGGTCGCATCCAACTTTGGTAGGTATAAAGCTATTTAACCGCTGTTCGCAGCAAAGttattcttgttcttgaacctaCTGTCGTGAAGATCGGGCCATCCTTGTGCTAAAATATATCGGCACCTAGCGAGTTTAATTGGGCGACTAGGCACGAGCTTAGTTTTTTTCCCACCATTGGCATGGGAGACGAAGAGATGTTTCCTGGcgaaaccttttttttttagcGGAGTTTCCTGGCGAAACCTCGGTATGGGAGATGAAGAGACTGGCGTGTTGACGCTGGGCCTCACCGATGCACTGACTGCGTGTTGACGTCAGTTCGACGTCAGACAATCTCGTTCCATCTTCTAGCAGTAGTGGCACATCCGGTTCATTCGCTGGAGATCGGCCGGACGGGCGGATGGAAAGCAAGAGATGACGTGGCTCAATCTATGCTCGAAAATTTCGCCGCTTCtttagagatagagatagagatgacTTTGACCAAGCAAACCCatacttttttttagattataaGCAAACCCATACTTGGGCTGTCAGTTTCTTGATCATTCGCTAACTAGGTTCTCGCTCGTTGCACGCATTCCCCCTTTCGCTTTCTTTACGGTTGCATATTAGACGAACTCTAGTAAGGCCCATGAATGATGTGCCCCCCACAACATGGTGGGCCCAGGCTGTAGATTTCCATCTACCAActgactcaaaaaaaaaaaaactgtactGGAAGCAAGAAAACTATCATAATAGCCGATCCGAGAATCAGGCAGTCGTCATTCCATACAGGTTGGGAACTGAAACAGTTTCTGTGAATTTTTTCATTTcaagtttttgtagaaacatggccTATCTTTCTATTGAAACTTTTAGgagaactttttcactagtggCTCGAAGGAACCAAGGATGTCCATAGGTGGGAGAAaaacatttttttagaaaaaaatgaagGACAAAGATTGACCATGGTTAAGCAAGTAATAACTAGAGCTTATTACTATACAAAAGTTACAATAATGCAATTACCAAGTCCCATCTCAATTCGTTCTAGACTGACGGTTAGCAGATGAAATCTACAATGAAACTTCGCTCAATATGCAGCTACATCTAGGATTCGCATATCCTGCAACTTCCAGTGAATATTTAGCTATTAAGTCAGATATCTTACAATTGCAACTATATGTGTTGCATACCCAATTCATGGAAGCCCTAAGAGTGTCAACTGGGTTCTCATTTCCTCCTTGTGCTGATTAAGGGGAATACCAATGCGCTCATTCGAGCATGCTGCCCCTCCAACCTTGCTTGAAGTAGCTTCGCTTTCAGAGTGTTCTCCTTTGTGCCTACCAGCTGATGTGCTGGGGATTCAGATATCTCGCATTCCAGGGCCTTGGCAGGATTATTCAGATGCCGTGCTGGACTGCGCACATCGCAAAGATCCCGTAAGGTAGCATATTCATGAAACTGATTTGTCCGGGGCTGGTTTGATTTGTGCCCTAGATATGCATGTTGAGGAGCCACTGATTTGATCTTCAACAGGTCATCACGTAATCGGCGAGAGACTTGGGTCATAACAGTTTCATTCTGCTCGTCTGTGGAGGCAAGGCCAGCATCATTGCGTGAGCTAATTTCTGGTGTTGAAGCAATAAATTGTTGTCGGCCAATGCTAGACCTCACCTTGTCTTTCTTTGAGCAAGTTGGTGCATTTGACATTGGTGAGCCTTCAACAGATACACCATTAGAATATTCCAATCTTCTCATTGGTGAATGCATGGAGCTTATGACCCTCCTTCGAGTGCCTGCAAGATCATGGCTTTTAATGCCACCTCCATGCATGTTCAGTTCAAGGCAATGCAGATCACTGGCAATAGAACTGCCATCGTCATCTTCAGCTAGCCGAGGGGCGCTAGTGGCTCCATTAAGGTGCACAGATTCAAGGGATTGCCGGCAAAAACTTGCATCTCGCTTTTCATTAACAATGTTTAAATTATCATTCTTGGAGTTATCGAACCTTTTAGCATGATGAAGAAAACTCTCAATCTCACTGCTCAGCCGCTCTGTGATTGAGGTTTTTCCTGACAAATCTCCCCTCGTATCAGTCTTTTGTATCTGCATTCGCTCATCAAGCCATGCTTCTGAAATATGAACTACTGACTTATCGAACTTGTGCTCATACTCCTTTACATGCTTTTGCTTCAACATCCTGACTTCCTCCTCGTAGTTTCTAATTCCTTTTGCAAACTCATCACAAAGATCTTCCAACAGGCAGGTTgtcttcttctctttctccaGAGCCTTGACAGCCTTGCAAAATGCTGATTTCATCTCAGAGAGCTCTCTGCCTAGCTTTCTGTGGAGAGTCTCAGAATGCTTCCTCAGACGTCTCTCATCTTCAAGCTCCTCTTGCACTGAACGAAGGGCTGCTTTGATCTTCTCTTGGTCCTTGTTCCTCCGAGCCATTTTATCTTCAGTGACTTGCCTTGCTAGAGAATCAATTTCGTGGTGATACCTCTGCCTCTCTTGCATAAGTTCTTGAATGCATGCCTGGGCATGATGCAACTCTCGTTTCAATCCCTTCATTGCTGACACATCAGCTGCATGCTGCTCTTCCAAGCTCCAAATTCGATTGAGAACTTTCAATAGCTCTGTTGATGTTTTAAGATCATTACCTGCCTGCCTAAATCTAGCTTTGCAATCCAACGACCGAGCTGGGCTGACAAGATTCACCGTTGTTGCCTGTCAAATGAATgcacaattttgaaaattatgtGATGATTTAAAAGTGTTTCGAGCTGCAGAACTCGAAAACAATAATATGCTTATGATGCGGCAAAACCAGTACAGGATGATAAGATGGATTTATTGCACTTGACAAGCACAATACAGTCCATGAATTCCTATATAGACAAGCCTGAGAGAAGATGGGCATGCCGTCACAACTGGTATTTCTTATTAATGCCCTAAGAAAACCATCAAAGGAAGCCAAGTTTGTAGAGTGAGGAAATGAATACGTACCCCAACTGAGCTAGTGTAACTCGCAGGAGAAAGAGGCTGCCTTGAAGGGCATCTTTCTTCATGTAACTTATCATGCTCCATCACTGAAGTGGCAACATGTGCTCCAAAGCCACCTGAACTCCGTGGCTGAAATGTAAGAAGAATCTTGTGACATCTAGTATATATGGTTTGTAAAACAGCCAAAAAAACATTGCGACAATTCCAAGGAAAATAAATTTCAGAATGATGGCGTCAGGAAACAAAATAAAAGGACAAATCTTCTGTGCCTTCAACTAAAAAGCATTACTGTCTTCAAATAAAATAAGAGGCCAGCAATACTGAATTTGCTCCTGAGGAGCATAAATATTATAATGTGCTTAGTATAAAGCAGATTCAAAGTTTTACTTCTGCTGCGTAACAACAATGCATGATAAATCAGAAAAAGTGAACAAAATATGCTTCACTAAATGATATGTTGGGATCATGGGATCTTACTAGGCTGCATGGTGCATGGCAGAAACATGTGTTCCTCTAGTTCTCAAAGAGCATAAAAATTGGGAACGGAAACAGGTATATAAGAAACTAACAAGAATAAAGGACAGGTTACAAGCTTTTACATGAATCTATGCGATTTTCCCAATCCATCTTTAGATACTTAAAAGTTCCTCTGTTTTGTTAACTGTTACACGCTGTTTCTAATAGAAGCTAGTCCCCCATCCTGGGGAAAATATTAAGGAAACATCATGTACAGGCATGCTAAATACTCCAGGATCATCATGTAGTTTGGTTGTTCCTAGAAATATTATATAGCTTGGTAAAACAGAAGCTAGATTAGGTGAAAGCACTGAAAAGAAAATTTGTCATCATTATAATAGCAAAGAACCCGGAGGATACAAAAGTTGAAAAGTTGATGATGGTTGGTGATGCCATAAGGGATGGAATATTCTTGAAGAAAATGTCAGAaacaataaaaagaaaatcacaACCATCAAACATATAATTCTAATACCAGGTACAGGTTCAAATCGAAGCCCAGTCTCCCAGCGGTCCAGCATAGAGATCCTAGTCATGTAGGCAAGTCTTTCAAATAAATCAGACAGATCATCTTTGATCAATATTAGATGTCCTTGGAGGATCTATGTTTTAATATTCTTTATGTTTTACTTAAGCTTGTTGTTTGGGACACTATATAAGCGACCAGCGAAGTTCTAAAGATAATGGAgctatgcctccatcttcggaaCCACACTAAAACACTTCAAACTGAGTAAAGGAAAAGCATACTCCAAAATTCAGTTGTATTAAATAATAATTTTATAGCTCTTATACTACTTCTCAACAGAAATTCATGATGAAGTTCATTGATGAAGCAACAAAAGCCGGAATAACTACAGTAGCCACCTACAGATCCACCATATGTCCAGTACTCTACCTCATAAGTCAAATAAGTACCAGCAAACACTAAATTGAAAGGGTCGTACAGACAATACTATCACAAAACAAGGATGCAGCTTTTATGGCTGCATTACTTCCTGACCTTGACAACTTAACAAAAGTAGGTGGAGAAGAAATATGTAAAATCCATAGAAGAGTACGCTAAATCTCAGAGGATACTATCCAACTACTATAATTGAAACGGAGAGTGCTTGGTGCTAGATTTTGTGCTTTGAACTGTTCCTGATGAAGAACTGAAGAGAGTGTTTACATTTGCACAGCCTAGGGTCTCCTTACACTTAAAATCGAAAAATGGCAAGAAGCTCATGAAACCGTAAAGGTGATTTAGCCATCTCTGATGTGGTTTTCAGAAAGGAGACTAAACATTAGCGATTTCTCAAAACAGATAATTTTAGCTACTAATATACCAAAGATTTCATATTAAGTGACTAAAAAGGCAGCGTTTTCTGAATAATTTGATGCGAGATCGAATGACGTAATCCAAGacccaacaaaagaaaagatagaagGAAAAGCAGGACATGATGCACACATACAGACATCAAGCTGACCACTAACGTCATCAAGTTGACTGGGGGGAATGACGCAGATGGCGAAGTTCTTACCCGATCCGCATCCGCATTCGCCTCGTCGACGGCGGGCACCCTCCGTCcacggcggcggatccggcgcccCGCGCCGGCGACGCGGATGACGTCCTGGATCTCCCACAGGGTGGCGCCCAGCTGCCGCGCCGACGCGACCGGCGCGCCCCGCCTCCCCGCCCCCGCGtccgcctcggccgccgccgccgacgctgaCTCCtccagccgcggcggcgacggctccagcttccaggacggcgacggcgtggcgtGCCCGGCCTTCCGCCGCGCCCGAGCGCGCGCCTGGGCCGCCGCGAGCCCCCGTCGCAGCGGCTCCTCCTCCGCTTCCACCACCTCCtgcccctcctccccgcggcggcggcccgtacGGGGGGTGCCGTCCGGTTCTTGCGCCTCGCGGCTCGGGCTCCTGGCGGCCGCCTTACCGCAGGCCTCGAGCCTTGCCTCCCCGCCGTCGGCGCGGCATTTCAGGAGCGCTGCTGCTACAGCGGCCGCGGCAGCATGCGGCGGCTCCACCTCCATGGACAGCTGCCGCTGCGCAGCTGCTGTGCCTTCGCGATCTTGGGCGGTGTCCCCCCGCTTTCCCTGCGGCCCTGCTCTGCGTCTCTTCCCCCCTTTCTCTTATCTGACCGGCTCTATGGAGCCATCATGCTCGATTGCTCTGCTCCCGCAGCTTCCTTGGCTCCTGCGGTCTCGCTATGCACAGTGCGAATCTGCGTGCGCTCAGTGCAGCTGCAGAGAGATGCGTGTTGATgggggaagagagggagagatgcGACTTGTGACTTTGTGAGCAGGGTGGCAACTGCTAAGCTGGGCCGAGAAGCGGACTAGTCAGGGCCCTGTTTATTGCAAGTAGCCCTACTCGTGGTACGAGAAAATCTTACCGGTATGAAGCACTGAACGAAATTTATTTAGAAAATCTTTTCACATGTGGGTGAAATTTTTCACGATGAACCTAATAATAGTAATTAATTCGtgattggctatagtgatgctatagtaactatCATCTACTTTttacggtcaaagacctcattagattcgtctcgcgaagtagcgaaGAGATTGTAaagttaattttataaaatatcttTATTTAATACATCTAATTATTAATCAAAATTTGCTACATTAGCTTGCGCTAcaccaaccaaacacggcccagaGAACAAAAGAGAGAGGGAATCGTGCTGCGTGATGAGCACGGAGCACGTGCTGCGTCCATACAGACATACCGTATACCGCGCTCCTTATTTTCTActtgttttttttaagaaaagttTCTGACCTCTGCAATGCAACCGTATATAGCCAATTCTTACATCAATCTCAGCTTTGAAGCTGATCACAAATAATAAGTAAAAGTGTACACCAActaatctctatctctactattaAAAAGGGAGTAAGTAAGACTTTTTTTCGTTCTATCCGTCTCCCAATCCATCGTTTCGTCCGTCCACCCATCCGCCCTCCGTATCgccttttttcctttctttcttctttttctcataTCATCCGCGCACGTCACGCCTTTCTTCCTTTATTTCCCCTTTTTCGTATCGGCCAAACCCTGGACTGGGTCGAGCCGCACCTGCACGTCGATTGCGCCGCCACTGTCGCCGATGTCCGGCGTCCCACCAGGTTTCGTGACGCCGCTCCATCACTGGCTATGCTGGACGCCGCACGGCCAACATCGCCGGCGTTCAACTCGATTGTGATCCTGAAGCCTAGGTCGCGCCGCACGTGGATCGCGCCGCCATGGTCACCGCACGTGTTGCCGGGGCACCTGCaacgttggcggcggcggatctgctCCCTGGAATGTTGCGCGCCGCACACCTGtaacgtcggcggcggccggtctGCTCGTCGGCTGCCGGACCGCTCCCTCTAACGCTGCGGGCGTCGGCTCTGGCGCACCGGcaactaggggtggtaatgggccatgaccCTAGTGGCCTTTTCACAGCCCAACAAGAtccttaaattatttagtttaaaattatataagattagagccgtCCGGCTTTtatattttctagttcaaaattttagacCCTTTATCACCCATACCTGCAAACGTTGGCGGCGGCAGTCTGGTCATCGGCTGCCGTCCCTGCAACGTTGCGGGCGTCGGCATCGACGATCGGTCTCCATCGCCCATCGCCCCATCGGCATCATCCTCCCTGCAACGAACAGACTCGGGGCGCTCTGCTCCCGCATCTGATATCTGGAGATACGAGTGGAATGGTTAGTTATTCCACGTCAATAAAACAGGTGTTGTGTTTAGTTCCgcgaaaaattttcaaattttttcactgatgcacatcacatcgaatcttacgaTACATATATggattaaatgtagttaaaaaatataatcaattgcacagtttggttgtaaatgacgagacgaatcttttaagactAATTACTCAATGGTTGAACAATAGTTGCCAAATAAAACCGAAACGTGCTACAacaactttttcgcgaacttttcgcaaactaaacacacccatggTTTCTAGCTTGCAGTGCAATGAAGCTTCTTTCCTGGTGTTTCTATCTTGATATATACTTATGTCTTCTCTTGCTCTTCTGAAAGTTTACACTACAAGACTACAAAATACCTGTTCTATCACTGATAAATGTTGACCTTTACCAGTAAGATGTGTACTTGCTCAATTTAAATTTATGGAATATGAAACTAATGAATAGCTAGcataattctaaaattttctaaTGGGCAGCTGTTCGAGTCTAAAATCAATGTGTTCTTTTTTTCATAATATAATTTTTCGGATGGTGATAGTAGTATTCTACACAATCATCATCTCGTGGCTTCTGTTAATGGTAATGAGTAATGTGATGAAAATCCTTTTAGGCTTACTGATATTAGTATAGAATAGATGTTTGGGGGTTTCCTGCTAAAGTGCAAATTTGTtcctcaaaagaaaaggaatatGATATGATGTGCTCAGAAATGCGTGAATTTGGTTGGTCGGACGTTATATAGCCTGCAAGTGCCAAGTTTTCATAGAAGAAGGTATAAAGATGCTGTTAGTGATTTGTATTTCTTGGTTTAGGGATCCGGATGATGTATCTTTCTTCATGATATCTTTAAATATATGATTATTCAGGTTTATATATGCTGCTACCTTTACGTGATCAAATAACTTGACAGCAAAGCAAGGAGCTGTAACCACAACATCTTGTATCTCGAAATCAAAGCATTTTGCTGCTGGAACAGAAAAGGGAATAGTAATAGTAAGTAATCTATTCTGTTGTTTGTACAAAACACCCTCCGCTACCGTGGTCGCCACACGTCGATCGCACCACCGCCCCCGCCGACTTCCGGGCCGGGATCGCACGTCCATCGCGACGCCGCTCCATCTATCCCCGCATTCCACGGCGGCGTCCCTCGCCCCGTCACCGGCCGGCTGTGTTGGGTGCCGCACGGCCAACATCGCCGGCGTTCAGGTCGATTTTAGGTGAGTCCTCGCGCATGATTTTCACTTTTTGTGACTCTCAGCTTTGGTCTAAAGATTCTGTGCGTCAGTTTGGGTGAGTCCGCCCTGCACCGTGTTACGGCGATTTGGGGTTAGCTGTTGTAGATAGATCTAAATCACCATTTCATGGTGAAGAGGGATTAACCGTTTATTTCTGATGCTTCCGTAATCAGCTTTTCATATAGCCACGGAAGATGCATTGGTGGCTGAAATCAAGACGTTGGTAGTAGCACCATCTGATTCAGAAGCATGGTGCCATTTGTTATATACCCAAGAATTTAGTGCCATGGTGTCGAGGCTTAGTGCTTCCATTTATAAACAAGGGACTGATTCTTATCGTGTgtctaaggccctgtttagatcacaTCCCATAAATCTCGTAAACgaaaaaaaaacgtcacatcgaatgtttcgacacatgaatagagtactaaatgaaatctatttacaaaactttttgcatggtaatattttgcaaaaagttttgtaaatagatttcatttagtactttaaattagcaagattccaacgcaaaaaaaaatttgtgccgaaactaaacacggcctaattaTCATTGGTTTAGTTCAGTCCTAATAGTCTGCAGTCTCCACCGGTGAGTCGTGTGAAATTTGATTTGGCCAAAAATTGGCTTGGTTTGCTAATGTAATCTCCCTTCCTTTTGTTTGCTAGCTTGGCTTCAGCTTCTCTCAGTTTCTTTTTCAATATAATAGAAAAAAGTGATGAAAAATAGACTTGTATTCATCATTGATGTCAAATAGGTGGCTCTTGATTATATTTGCTGTATTGGATTgtcttttttaaatttttggtCACTGGAAAGTGATTCTTTGAAGAATATGGATTGTTTGTGATTTATTTGTTGTCCACCTAATTCAATTTTTTGTAAAGTTAGTAAGGAATCTTTTAATATTTCCTACCGtgttaaaaaaaatttcagctcccgtagcaacgcacgggaaCAAACCTAGTTAAAAACAAATTCTCTTATTGCTTCTCCATCcattttttggcaaaaatatCCAAAGCAATGACCTCTAACGCTTTGCTTGCCAAACGGACATTCTCCCTTGATTTCTCAGGTTGCACTAGGGACCAAAATCGTCCTTTGAAAATAACGTGCACAAAAGAGATAACatgtttttttctcaaaaatcaAATCATTATGTGTACACCAAATATCCCAAATAAGAGCAATAGCCCCTACAAAAATCAATAATCTATCTTTCTTGTTTATGCCGGTTAACCAATGTCCAAGCATATGAGATATTGATTTAGGTGGGGTTAACCCAGTAGCCATGGGAACAATACGTCAAATAATTTTAGCATGTTGACAATCAAAAAATATGTGCTTAATTGTTTCATTGCATCACAGAAGTAATATTTTTAACTCTCGGTCCAATTCTTTTTTGCTAAATTATCCTTGGTCACCTTGCTGGAGGTACCAAatgaaaattttgatttttagCAGAATCTTGAgcttc comes from Panicum virgatum strain AP13 chromosome 4K, P.virgatum_v5, whole genome shotgun sequence and encodes:
- the LOC120703617 gene encoding uncharacterized protein LOC120703617, encoding MEVEPPHAAAAAVAAALLKCRADGGEARLEACGKAAARSPSREAQEPDGTPRTGRRRGEEGQEVVEAEEEPLRRGLAAAQARARARRKAGHATPSPSWKLEPSPPRLEESASAAAAEADAGAGRRGAPVASARQLGATLWEIQDVIRVAGAGRRIRRRGRRVPAVDEANADADRPRSSGGFGAHVATSVMEHDKLHEERCPSRQPLSPASYTSSVGATTVNLVSPARSLDCKARFRQAGNDLKTSTELLKVLNRIWSLEEQHAADVSAMKGLKRELHHAQACIQELMQERQRYHHEIDSLARQVTEDKMARRNKDQEKIKAALRSVQEELEDERRLRKHSETLHRKLGRELSEMKSAFCKAVKALEKEKKTTCLLEDLCDEFAKGIRNYEEEVRMLKQKHVKEYEHKFDKSVVHISEAWLDERMQIQKTDTRGDLSGKTSITERLSSEIESFLHHAKRFDNSKNDNLNIVNEKRDASFCRQSLESVHLNGATSAPRLAEDDDGSSIASDLHCLELNMHGGGIKSHDLAGTRRRVISSMHSPMRRLEYSNGVSVEGSPMSNAPTCSKKDKVRSSIGRQQFIASTPEISSRNDAGLASTDEQNETVMTQVSRRLRDDLLKIKSVAPQHAYLGHKSNQPRTNQFHEYATLRDLCDVRSPARHLNNPAKALECEISESPAHQLVGTKENTLKAKLLQARLEGQHARMSALVFPLISTRRK